CACAGGCGTCTTGGCGGTCCTGCGTGAGGTGGGGGCAGACGAGGGCGCGGAAGCGCCCGGCACTCTCTGCCCGCGGTCCGGGGACTTTCCCCTAGGCGGGCGCGAAGGCCCATGAGGAACTAGCGTCCTCCGTGCATAGCCTAGAGAGCAGGTCTTCAGCGCATCCCggctttttgtttcttattaGACGCCCTTTATAAGGCGCCAGACGGGACATCCTTCCGGGCAGGGCGAGAGCGGGTCgcatctccttctctctttttgtcAGTCTCCGCGGCCAAACCACGGACAGGGAGGCCGCTCGGCCGCCCCAGAGGACCGCCAGGGTTCCGTATGTCCGGGATCTCTGGCCCGCGGAGGGAGCCCCGGGAATGTATTAGGCAAATTAAGCGCCGCGGCCCCGCCCCGAGGCGGCCGCACCAGAGGCTGCTGGGCGTGGCGCTGTCCCGCCTGCAGCGCGGAGCCCTCTGGCGCCGCCTGATGGCCAGTACCCCGCACTACAGCGGAAACATCCCTGGTCCTTGCCAGCTTCCCCACCCCGTAATGTGCCAACAGCAGTCAGTCGGGCAACTGTCTTAAGGAACCAACAGGACGTACGTAAGCTGTTCTAGCAGCCCTCCGAGGAAATAGGAGTCATTTTTGATGACTGCAATTTCCTGCACTCCTGCAGAAAAAACAGGGACATTTTTTCCTTTCGGttggtttcatttttattcCCCGAGACAACACTGCACACCTGCATTTACTTTATCCAGTCCTGGTCAGCAATCCAATTGCTAGAGATCAGGACAGCACCTAGGAGACCCAGAGGCTGTGGAACTCGCAGGACTGCACAAACACTTCTTGCCACAGCCAATTTTTTGAAAttcattctttcttcctctAGGGTTAATGAAATGTTAAGAAATTCTACTTCAAATACTTAATGCTTATTTGAGTATCAGAATCTGCTCGTTGAACTGCTTCCCAGGCAGAGCgtgaaacaaaaaacaacacacattttcagtttctgttaGGAGTAGCTACAGACTCATCCTTTAATAAATCACAACCAAACATCAAAGAGGAAtaaacattcattaaaaaaaaaaaaactaagtcAGGACTTTAAAAAATGAACATCTAGCACCTCAGCCTTTTAACACAGTTACCTTAACATCCCCCCTGAGGTCAGTAAACACCATCAGCTTCACTTTGAAGGCAGAAGACATCTTCACAATCCAATTCATGCTGCAGTTCTGAGACATCTAGAGATGCCCAAATGAACAGCTAGAAAAGCTGTGTTTCAGAGGGCACAGGATGCAATTCCTGCCTTGTGAAGAGTCACTCTGTATCTTCACCTCCACAGTGAAGATCTGAAAACAGATCTCATGCCTGCTGGATGAATACCACAGCCCCTAAACATAACATGGAACTTGCCCTGCACTAGCAGTGCACACCAATTCTTATGCTGTGCAAGATGCAATGCATTGCATTCCAAATGTCAGGTGGTGCTCCAGAAACATCAAGGGGGAACTCCTGAGAAACCCAGCTAGAGTGAATGGCAACCGAGGGCACAGAAGCACAGGGGACAGAGGAAATTCTCAACTGGCCACCAAGAAGCACAAGTGCTTTGCAGGCTTCAGGTGCTACAGACTGGACAGCCACAGCTGTTCAAAAATCACATAAGGTACAGTGTAACACCATCGTGGTTTAGTCCCACAATCACAAAAGAACTTGGAAGTCTTTAAGTAGACATACATACTACTGAGATCCCAGGAATTCCTATTCACTCCTGTAGTACTTGATCAATGGATCTCTGTCAAGTGAAGATCACCACTAAATGATGCTAACTACCGTAAACCGGACAAGATTAATTCAAAATAGCACTTAAGACAGTATGTTTTTACAATTACATGTCATTACCCAATATTTCAAAACATGCAGTTTGTGCAGGTATTTCAGCAACattgaaaataaaagataatCTCTCACTTTCTTTGCTTCAAACCACCCTGTACGTGGCATAAAAACATAGCAAAGGAAGGGCTGGATTAGTGTGAACAATACACTTGCTGTCTCTAGTAGACAGCAGCATCTTCATTTTCCTTATCCTGGTATTACAAAAGTAGAAATAGATATTCTACAGGTCCACTCTAGCAGTTGTACAGTATTCCATCTATGCATCTAAAGGAAACTACTCACCCATGTGGGATTACACCTCGAAACCACTCAAAGTACAGCTCTCCTTAAGGTGTTGCAAAATTATTGAAATGGATGGAATATTTAACAGCCAAACCAAAGTACTATAAAAGCATATTCCAGAGATTTTATTGGCTTAGTAGCAGTCAAAATGTTTAGTATAGAAATCCATGTTTAtttgaagaaaaagtaaatatttaacaATATAAATTTGCTTACAAAGTTTTGGTGGCTGAAGTATTTGTGACTTGACTGCTAATTGATAATTTGCCAGTATAATGTTAAATGGGATCTAACGTTCTAGTATAATGTTAAATGGAATCAGGGTGTCATTTATATTTGTGAGCATTATGGAAACATCCCATGAAAATAGTCAACCAAGTATTTTCGCTCCTAGTATGAGCAACAAGGAACATTATAAGCAACAAGCCTGAAAcagatgatttaattttttgaTTGAAATTTTTTAACAACTTTCAATCATTCAAGTATTATGGTCCCTATATACACACTTCTAATATGGCTAAAAAAGACATGGTAGACAATTGAGGACACCGCCATCCAATTGTAATTACAAAATTGTCAAGTTTTAAACAACAAATTGTACcttgtttaattaaaaatagaagaATTAGGTAGACTATTTTGCAAATCAAACAGCACACTAATGTGCTATGTATTAAGGCATACCTTTAAATGCACACTTGTCATCTCTAACAAGTTTTATACAATTGCTACCAAGTGAAGACTATCATTGTCTTGCAAAACtgagaaagaaatacaaaatatcTGGAAGCCTGCATTTTTAAAGTACAAAATTAACCTTCAGTCCTTGACTTGAAATACTATACATGGTACAAACAACCTTTCTCTCCTACAAGATCTCACGAGGATTTCTTAAAGCTGGAGGTAAATTTGATGGTTTTGATTCCTCATCCAGAAGTACCAAATCTTCAATTTCACTacctttgtattttcttttgcataTCTTCACAATAACTTTCTTCTTGAGAAATAACTTCAAAGCTTCTCTTGAAGCAACTGCTTTGGCATTTTCCATACTTTTACCACAGCCAGTACCCAAGTAGACAGACTTGCACCTCAGTTCACAAACTATATTTTCCAGAGAGCTCTTATTTTGAGGCAAGTCTGCAAGCTCCTTCAAGGGAACAAAAGCAACATCTAATGTAGCTTTCACAGACTGAATAGATGAGTTCAGAAGTTCTGCATGATTTACATTAGGACTGAAGCCTCCAACAGCAACTAATTTCCAGGCTACAGCTTTGTATAATCTGTTGAAAAAAGGCTGTCTTTCCTTTGCATCTTCGCTTGTTAAGGGTTTGCACAAAGCCTTAGCAGGGCTTTCACCTGCCTGTGAGGTGCTCTTGGAGGCCAGCTGTGGTGAGCCTGCCTGCATACCACCCTTGGAGGTCAGCAGAGAAGCACCTGCCTGAGCTCCACTGCGAGAGGCCAGTGACGAGGGACCTTGCTGAGCACCACTCCGAGCAGCCAGCAATGAAGCAGCCACCTGAGCACTGCTCTTGGAATTCAGTAGTGAGGATCCCTGCTGAGCACCACTCCGAGCAGCCAGCAACGAAGCAGCtacctcagcactgctcttggAGGCCAGGAGCGAGGAGGTCACCTTAGCAGTGCCCTTGGAGGCCAGGAGCAGTGAAGCACCCACCTGAGTGCTGCTCTTGGGAGACAGAAGCAGTGAGCTGCTCACCTGAGCACCACTCTTGGACACTGATGCTGAAGCACTAGCTTGGTTTTTGGAAGACAGCAATGTAGCACTTGTCTGCACAGTAGTCTTGGCAGCTGGTGGCACCGCTATTGTCAGAGGGGTGCTCTTGGTAGtcggcagcactgctgctgccactgcctgcgGGGTGCTCTTGGtagctggcagcactgctgctgccactgcctgcgGGGTGCTCTTGGTAGCTGGTGGCACTGCTGCCGCCACTGCCTGCAGGGTGCTCTTGGTAGctggtggcactgctgctgccactgcctgcgGGGTGCTCTTGGTAGCTggtggcactgcccctgcctgTGGGGTGCTCTTGGTGGTTggtggcactgcccctgcctgTGGGGTGCTCTTGGTGGTTggtggcactgcccctgcctgTGGGGTGCTCTTGGTGGTTggtggcactgcccctgcctgTGGGGTGCTCTTGGTGGTTggtggcactgcccctgcctgTGGGGTGCTCTTGATGGTTggtggcactgcccctgcctgTGGGGTGCTCTTGGTGGTTGGTGGCACTGCCACTGCCTGTGGGGCGTTCTTGGTGGTTGGTGGcactgccactgcctgcagggTGCTCTTGGTGGTGGTTGACACCGCTGCTGCTACTGCCTGTGGGGTGCTCTTGGTGGCTGGTGACACTGACACTGCCTGTGGAGTACTCTTGGTGGTCAgtggcactgcagctgcaaCCACCTCTACCTGCAGGGCACTCTTGGAAGCTGGTGGCATTTCACTTACTGCAGTTTTCTTCTCAGGTGACGACAGGTTTCCACACTTGCTTTCCTTAGGTAAACTTGAGCAAGACTTCTCTCCTGActttttttcagatgaagatGGATTTTGCTCAGTAGTATTTTCAGCATTAGCAGGTTTTGCTTCCATTTCTACATTTGATGCTGTGACCATTTCTTGACCTGAAGCACAAGTTGACCAGGAGCTTTCTGGATCTTTGCTAGTAtctctttcctgcttttttgGCAATGTGCTCTCTGTTTCCTTCAGGGCTTCTGCCTTGGTTGTTTTCACGTCCTTTCCAGTATCCTTACCATCTTTGCTTTTCTCAACAGCTCGCTTCTTGGAGGGTTCTTCTACCCCTTCTGCAAAACAAGTGAAGTATGTTATCCTCTTTAATTCCTGTATTATGAAATACCCATCCAGagacaatttatttattttctaaaaaatTCTAGCAATAATCTTTATGAATTTAAAAGGTACATATAGGGAATACACCTTGAACCGTAATTTCAGTTATTTCAGAATGTTTTAGGGTCTTTTTTcattggttttggggttttttttgtggtttttttttttgttgttgttctttttgttttgttttgtttgtttgcagggttttttttgtttgtttcagttcttttaaccaaaaaaaaaaaaatactcaggTGCAAGATTTCAGGTTGTAGTTTGCGACCAATAGGCAAGTATGTACTTCTGTTTTTGAAGTTCAAACAAAAAATTACCAAAGTACATTAAACAGACAACCTAACcttaaaaaaaagtgtattttgtCTACTAACATCataaaaacatatttaaaatactgcttttaagAATTTCTTTAAACTATGTTTCTCCCAAAGCAACATCTGCTTCGTGAGAAAGGCAAAGTAGCAAGAATGCATTTACGCTGGCGCACAACAGTCTACACTGCATTACAAAAATCAGCTAAAGTGCACCAGTTATAGAAATTCAAAACAAGAACTCTATATTACCAATAGAATACATACACATTACATCTACTTTACAGGTGTTATGTAACGAAAAAATAGCACAGACAGGGGAAACGAttaacaagaaattaaaaaaattagttcGACTACTTTCTAAGCCCGAGGTAAACCGAGAACATTCAAAAACAAGCATTTTCTAGACTCCTATGTATTGTCACAGCTATGATCTGCTAACCATTGCTACTTGATATGCCTCTTTTCTTCACCTTGGCAACCAGTTCATCTCTCGTGGTGCGAACAGGGGCGCCGGTCACTTGTATGCCTTCGGCCATTTCCAGCGCCTTCTCCATGACCTGCGGCGGGTACCTGGAGGGGCAACAAGGGCAGAAGAGGGGGACCGTCAAGCATCTGCGCGGCAACCCCGAGCGGGACCCACTGCCCTGGCCCACACTCACCGGCAGCCCAGGAAGACGTGATTAGCCCACACCATGGAGAGGGACACTAGGCGCTGGAGCTGGGCGCTGCCTGCCGCTGGGGGCTCCCCGACGTTGCGCAGCAGGAACTCCCGGCGGAACCGCCAGTGGTGCTCGGGCTCGCAGGCCCCACGAAGCGCCTCGGCCCAAGCCACCTCTTCCACCGTCCGCCCCAGGGGCTCGGCCGCCGCTTTCCCCGCCGCCATGGCCGCTCCCGCTTCCCCGCCCTCGCCCCTCCCTGCCGCGCCTGCCCCGGCTCCGCGCGCGGGGCGCTCCTCCGCGCCCCACAACGGAAACAACGGGTCCGCCCCTTCCGGCCGCGCCAGATGACCTCACAGCCGGCGCGCGCGGCAGCACCCACCGCCGCCCCAGGCTGCTTCGCGGGGCGCGAGGGGGCGgggcgaggcgaggcgaggcgaggcgcGGCGCCGCGCCGCGCCGCCGCGCGCAGCCCGGCCCCGCCCTGACGGGTGGGCGCTGGGCCCTGGGGCGGGGTTTCACggtcaggctgaggggaggcggTCTGGGCGGTAACTCCGCCTTAGGTACCTCTCTTTGCGGGCTTGGTTGTGCGGGCTCTGCGGTTTTGTACGGCCAGCGGGTTGAGCgggctttatttttccttggtTTTTACTGTACCCGACGCCTGAGATTTGTAGGAGTGAGCCTGTGGATGTCGCACACGGGTTGACGCATTCAGGCCCACAAGACTGTaagcctctgcagagctgctcccctgaTATCCCCTGCCCTTGCTTCTCTGGCGGACTGCCTGTTTTGCCATTCTCCTCTCAGATTTTTGAGGTGTTAGGAGAAAAGAGGTGGAGTGGCCATAGTTGCCACTTTTATTTATGCCTGATCAACGTGCGAACAGAAGTTCAGCTCACGGTTCAATtccagccttgctgaagtcGGAGCTCATGATCATGAGATCAGTTCGCATTTTTATCCTCTTTGACATGTGATAGGAAGGAAACGGCTTGTAAACGTTTTGGAGGCGATGTTAAATGCGAGGGTCTGAGTATGAGGGCTTCTGGCTACAAAGGGTTTAGGTAGTTGCTGTGCAACTCTGTAGGCTGTTTTTATGTTGCAAGACTTTAATTCAGTATTTGATTCAAACGAGTTGGGGAATTCTGTGTGAAAAAGTAATAAACATGCTGTGAAAATAGCACAGGCTTCAGTCTGCCAAGATGGTGGTCACAGAGTTAGTGCAACAGAGGAGAGAGTTTTGAATTGCAAAGGGCTGTCCCAGGAGAGATGtattgattttttcccccctgaattAGAAGTCTCTGTTTGCTTAAGTTTACAATTTTTAACACCTACATGTCATCATGAAGTGAGCTACAAGGCAGATTGCATTTAAGGGAGGAGTCTTTCTCCTTAAGTGACTTTAATGTGTTATTTCATGGAAATTGCTATGTAGTGGTTTAACCTTTAGTATCTCTGTAGTGTAAAACTAGGGAAACTAAACCAGAAAAGATAATCCAAACCAATTTTATTCTGTATCTGTTATTAAAGtgaaagtgctttttttttcctttttttttttttattagcccATGTGATGTGCATTGGCAAGAATAATTCAATGACAGTGTGAGCAAACAATAATGAGTGGGAGGCAACCTGAGAGGCTCACTATTGTTTTGTATTTGCTtgtaaaggaagaaaagggcagAAAGTTTGTATACTCTGATATGAGTGTCTTGGAGTGATGGGTTTGTTTGGAAACAATGTCAGGTTTAGAACCAGCACTGTGATCAACACTAGTGTAGTGTTACCCATCTGTTTCCAGGCATTAGTAGTATCAGTCCTACATGTGGTTATCTGGTAATGCAGGCTCAAATATATGAAGGTCATGATCCATCCCACTAGGGTTTCCACTTAGAAATGGGGTGGGCCTGTCTCCTAGACATTTGAATCTGTGATACCATGATTCTTTGCTTCCCAGTTTGAGTTAGAagagaactaattctgttcattgattttacttttcagctcagtcttttCTAAGTAAATGCACTTCCTAAAATAAACATCATGTGTTAGTAGACAACGTCTGCTTCTAATAACTGAATATTTCTAGTTAGCACCAAGGATTGGTGTACAGATCAAGGCCACTACATCTTGTTTTCTATGTTTGGAATCCAGGATAAAAGGTTGCACCTACAGGGAGATGTGGACAAGATGGATAACCCTAGGCTGACCAACAAGGTATTGCATTCCATATAcatcatattcagtataaagctgagggatcacaagtGTCAAGATCTATTCTTCAATGTCCAACgtccaaggaggactctgtccattctgccttcagTCATGATCCATGTATTCCTGAATTCActtccagaatccagcttctGAATCAAGTTACTGTCTGCCGCCAAGTCTTGTCTGAAACTTCTGCCATGGTGGTGTAACTGCCATCAGGAGGATTGGGTTCAATATTTGTTTTGtgtgtatttgtatatattaatttttttgtttttatcttcattactagttttagttttcttttccatgcaatgtctctctcctttattccctttctcttcccatttaggaagggagaggggttaatAGTGTCTATCACTTGCCTagtgtccagcccagcccaaaccattgaCAACAGTCAATACAGACGCTAGAAGAAAAATGGTAAATGGAATCCCTGGTGAACTTATATTTGAGTTTGCACTCAAGCTGAGTTCATCCACGCTGTCAGCCTGTTTGTTCACATTTTTCAATGAATGAAGAGTTTGAACAAATGGTTGGGATTTGGCCCAGGGACAGCTGGAAGTAGCTATGCCTGAGTAGCTGTGGCAGGACTGCCTGTACTGTTGCAAAGATAGTAAAGCAAACAATACAGCTCTGAGTGCCATGTCTTCCTCCACAACTGCCTGAGCTGCCAAGTGACACAGCTAAGGACCAGCCCATGCTGAGCTGCTCATATGCCAGTTCAGAGCAGGAGCTCAATAGGGTTAGACTCCAGACGGTGATTTGGGTATCTCGTACAGTCAGAGGGAACCCGAGAAGTCATACTCTTGTGTTGCTGGGTGAATGACAGTTTTTTATGCCAAATATCAGAGGTGGGCTTCCACATCTCAGAGTTTTGTGTCTGTTCTTGATCGCCACATGTGCATAAGATTGTATGGATTCACCTATGTATCCTGGGCTCTTCCAAAAGCATTGTTCTAAGGAGTGGTAGAGATTCAGCACCTCTACAGAACCTAATATGTTATCTGGTCCTAGAATGGTTCAGGGACTGATTAGAagaactttttaattttcttgccCAGTTTTAGAGGGCATTAGAGGACAAAGAAACTGTGAACCATTTCACCTCTGCCCACTGATGATAGGTGTGAACACAAACATagctgacagctggagaaaAGTCCAGCACACTTTTGGAATGGCTCACAGCAGTTTTGGTTGTAGTTTGGCACAGAGAACAACCTCTATTGTCTGGTACCCTTATGGCACCTTATGCTGTTAATTCTGGGTTAATTTTCTCTAATGCTTCTGCATCAACATAGCCTTGTTGCTACAAATCAGAGTCTAGCCTTCtgtcttctctgcctttttctttcacagacATATTCTTTCTACTTTATTATTGTGTGTTTGAATCATACTGGAAACAGACTAGATCACAGCCCCAGAGCATGGAATGTCATGTACGTGCACAGACAAACATAGGTGTATACAAACAGTGTCTGAGCACTAGAGACATACAGTGTCTGGAGTTGATTAAACAAGTGTGTGTagtaggaaagaaagaaagaaaaacactgctgttaatttaaaaaaaggaatcaAGGAGCATCTTCATTCTCACCAGGAAAGGCAATTTTGAAGTTAAACACCTCATTGATGGTGCTAATACTGTGCATTTAATTTTCAACATTGGAAGAAAAGAGATGGTTTTGTTCCCACTAGGGAAGGAACTTCTAAATGCCACATTGATAGTAGTGTTTTTAGTCATTTGGGGCTTGATAGTAGCTTCTTTTGGCAAGATACAACTAAAATCTCAAGGTGAGTCACGCCAGTGTCTATAATCACAGTACTGCACCTGCAATTCCTGTATAATCaattttatttctgcctttgtCAACCAGTGAATTATTATTTCTTCGAAGTTAAGTTCCACCGAAACACAGAGGGCAGTAGTCCCATTGAGATCAATTACAATCTGTGCAGTTAAGGTTAAAATATAGTGACACCTTTTATTCAGCTTAATACGAGAATTGTGCCCTTAACATCACAACAATGTGAAGATAAAACTCAGAGTTACTGCTGCAGAAAGGCAGTACCAGTGGGATcttgctgccctggcacagtAAATCCTCTGAGCATTATCTTTAGGTTGGTCCTTTCTGTAAGTAATAAATATTTGAGAGCTCTGGCTTAAGTTCATTAGAAATGTATCTTGAAGAAGGATGGGTAAGAGACACTTTCATGTTTCCCAAGGTAACAGGTGTGTTCTGCTGGAGCAGATTGTTGAATGTCTGCTAGCCAGGCAAGGGACAGCACTTTTTGGGGAGAGATGGCTGCATGTACCAAGGAAGCCAGTTGTTACTATTCAGTAAACTAACCTTTGGAGTAAAAGAAAATCCTTGCTAAAAGAGCATTAATGGCTACATAGGCTCATCAATGGAAGCAAAGTTAGAGTAAatctgtgtttttatttcatcACTGTTATGTAACTGTTATGCTACTGTAAGCAACTCTGGATTTCACAACTGCCCACTCTTCTGAGATTTCTCAACTGTATTTTGTTATTGCAGTGGATAAAACTAAAGGTAGAAGTGAATAATCAATAACTACTGCTACCAAACATCATCTAAGAACAAAGGCAGCGAAAAAAGGGCTAGGATAAAATATTATCGTAAGATTATCATTGATGGTCTTAAATGCCTTTATGCTCTAGAACAGACTTGGGATTTGTCATGAAAAACTGAACTGGGAGGTGGG
The DNA window shown above is from Indicator indicator isolate 239-I01 chromosome 8, UM_Iind_1.1, whole genome shotgun sequence and carries:
- the CDKN2AIP gene encoding CDKN2A-interacting protein, encoding MAAGKAAAEPLGRTVEEVAWAEALRGACEPEHHWRFRREFLLRNVGEPPAAGSAQLQRLVSLSMVWANHVFLGCRYPPQVMEKALEMAEGIQVTGAPVRTTRDELVAKVKKRGISSSNEGVEEPSKKRAVEKSKDGKDTGKDVKTTKAEALKETESTLPKKQERDTSKDPESSWSTCASGQEMVTASNVEMEAKPANAENTTEQNPSSSEKKSGEKSCSSLPKESKCGNLSSPEKKTAVSEMPPASKSALQVEVVAAAVPLTTKSTPQAAVAAGAVPPTTKSTPQAGAVPPATKSTPQAVAAAVPPATKSTLQAAVAAAVLPTTKSTPLTIAVPPAAKTTVQTSATLLSSKNQASASASVSKSGAQVSSSLLLSPKSSTQVGASLLLASKGTAKVTSSLLASKSSAEVAASLLAARSGAQQGSSLLNSKSSAQVAASLLAARSGAQQGPSSLASRSGAQAGASLLTSKGGMQAGSPQLASKSTSQAGESPAKALCKPLTSEDAKERQPFFNRLYKAVAWKLVAVGGFSPNVNHAELLNSSIQSVKATLDVAFVPLKELADLPQNKSSLENIVCELRCKSVYLGTGCGKSMENAKAVASREALKLFLKKKVIVKICKRKYKGSEIEDLVLLDEESKPSNLPPALRNPREIL